In Pseudomonas campi, the sequence GCCGCGCCGGCCGCCGGCGCCGGCGCCTTCGCTGCGGGCTTGGCTGCAGGCTTAGCAGCAGGTTTGACCGCTGCCTTGGCGGCCGCCGGTTTGGCAGCACTGACTGCTGGCTTCTTCGCCACTGCCGGTTTGGCCGCGGGCTTGGCTGCGGGTTTCGCGGCCGGCTTGACCGGCGCCTTGGCTGCCGCAGGCTTGGCCGCGCTGGCTGCAGGTTTCTTCGCCACCGCCGGTTTGGCTACGGGCTTGGCTGCAGGCTTCGCGGCCGGCTTGGCCGGCGCTTTGGCGGCCGCCGGTTTGGCGGCGCTGGCGGCAGGCTTCTTCGCCACTGCCGGTTTGACGGCTGGCTTGGCCGCGGGTTTTGCAGCCGGCTTGGCGACGGCCTTGAGCGGCGTCTTGGCTGCCGCAGGTTTGGCAGCCGGCTTCTTCGCTACTGCGGGTTTGGCGGCAGGTTTCGCCGCTGCCTTGGCCACGGGTTTGGCTGCCGTACGGCTGCTCAGGGCCTTATTGGCCGCCTCGCGCACCTTGCCTACGCCCTGGGCCAGTTTCAGGCTTTCCTGGGCATCGCGCTTGAGCTGCAGAATGTAGTTACGGGTTTCGGTCTGGCGGGTCTTGAGGTTGTCGAGCAGCTCTTCCAGTTCGCTGATCAGCGACTTGGCTTTGTCCTGCGCCTTGGCCTTGCCGGCCTTGGCTGCATCCTGCAATTTGCTGCGCGCTTCATGCAGTTTTTCCTGGGCTTTGCCGCGTTGCTTTTCCAGTTTGGTCAGCAGGCCTTCGGCTTCGACGAGAGCCTGCGAGCAGGCCTTTTCCAGATGTTCGAGCAGGCTGTGGGAGAGTTGCTGAAGCAGGTGCAGCGGAGTGGTAACGGACTTCTTATTGTTGGTCGGCATGACGTGCCTCCTAACGGACGTTGGTGACCCCATACTAGACGCCAGATTCTCAGGTCGCTAGCTGCACATTGTGACGATGGCAAGCACTGGCATAATCGTCCACACATTCACCCCGAGATTTCCCCCGATGCTGCGCTGTCTTTTGCTCCTGCTCTGCCTCTCGCCCGCACTGCTTGCAGCCTCCACGCCAGAGGATGATCTGGCCTATAGCCTGGGCGCCAGACTGGGTGAGCGGCTGCGCAGCGAAGTGCCCGATCTGCAGCTGGAAGCCTTGCTCGAAGGCATGCGCCAGGCCTATCGCGCGGAGCCTTTGCGGCTGCCGCCAGAGCGCATCGACAACCTCCTCGATGAACACGAGGAACGCCTCGCCCTGCGTGCAGCGGCCGTTCGTCACGAGCAGGCGCGGGCCACGGAACAGCGCTTTCTGGCTGCGGAAAAAGCCAAGCCCGGGGTTCGTGAATTGGCCGGTGGCGTACTGGTTCATGAGCTGCGTCCCGGAACGGGAAAAGCCGGCAATGCCGCACGGGTGCAAGTACGCTATCGCGGCGAGCTGGCCGACGGCAGCCTGTTTGACCAGAGTGAAGGGCCGCAGTGGTTCCGCCTCAACAGCCTGATCAGCGGCTGGCAGACCGCCCTACGGGCGATGCCGGTGGGGGCCAAATGGCGGGTGGTGATTCCAGCGGCACAGGCGTATGGCCAGGCTGGCGCCGGCGATCTGATTCCGCCGGATGCGCCGCTGGTGTTCGAGCTGGAGTTGCTGGATATCGCCGACTAGCAGTCGGCGTCCAGCACCGCCTTAGAATCTGTTTACGATATTTTGAGCTAGAGCCAGGCAGGCGCAACGACCAACGGGAGTAACAGCCGCAGGCTGACCCGAAGGGTGAGCGCCAGCGAATCAATTGGGCGAGGGCGCGGAGTTTACGAGCTGTAAATGAGCAGCCCGAGCCCAATTTCAACGCAGCATGGCCGACGATCAAGAAATCGTAGACAGGTTCTCAGACCGAGGCGACGCCCTGCTGCTCATGGGAATTGTGCAGCACTTCGATCAGGCAATCTTCCAGCTCGAAGCGCTCGTGCAGCATTTGCCCGAGGCGTTTCAACTCCGCGCTCAGGGAAGCGGTATCGCGGCAGTCGCCGTTGTCGCAACGGTCATTGAAGGCCAGCGCCACTTCGGTGATGGCTTCGATACGCGGGTAGATCTGCTTGGCCAGTTCGAGGCCGCGCTGGTCACCGAAGGCCTTGGCCTCGCCGGTCAGTTGCTCGTAAACCTCGAAGTGCCCGGCCGAAACATAGTCGACGAGAATCTCGCAGAAGCGCTGCAGATCCTGAGCATTGGCTGCAGGTGCCTGAGGCTTGTCACTGAGGAGGTCATAGGCGCGAACCAGCTCATGACGTTCCTGAAGCCAGCGGTCGATCAGCTGGTGTACTCCACCCCAACGTTCCTGGGCGTTCTGGCAGCTCTCGAGCATGATGTCCTCACTTCCCTACAGGTGAATGCTGGTGTACCGCAGCCCCGAGCCGATTATTTGGCAACTTGGGCAGCCCCGAAAAAACACCCGGTGAAGTGCCGGATTACTGACGAGACGTTGGGCCAGAGTATGCCCGCCGGCTCCCGCCAGCAAGTCACCTTGATCGGGAAATTGCTGACCCGGGTCATTTCACCGGTTTGTAGAAGCTCAGAGTCACCTGCCCGAGGTCGATCCCCCACTTGGACATGCGCGCACGGTTGAGCATCACGCGCTGATCCATGAGGAACATCCAGTCATCGAAGTCGACCACATACTGCTCGCCATCGACCTTGAGCAACAGCTGGTAGCGCCAGTGCAGGGCATTGCCGGACACCTCGCCGATGGCCTCGCCGACAACATCGCCGGCGGTTCCGCGCCAGCTGCCATCAGCCTGCCGGCGCAAGGTCCAGACGCGCCGCTCGGTGCTGCCGTCGCTGTAGGTGAAGCGTTCGTCGAGGGTACCGACATCGCCCTGCCAGGTACCCGTGAGGGCCACGTGAAAACGTTTGACCACTTCCCCGGAACGGTTCTGGAACATGCCCCAGGCTTCCAGCTCACCGTTCAGGTAGTCCGACAACTCAAGGGCCGGCTGCTCGGCGGCGTACTGGCGAACATCCGTGCCCGTGCAACCGGCCATGCACAGGGCGAACAGCAAGACGATCAAGGCACGCATGATGGGACTCCGGCAGCCGCAAGGTGTGCCAGGACTATGCCGCGCGCGCGGACCGCGGGCAACCGCCCGCCGTTACCGGCTATTGCGGATCAACTGCGACGCAGCAACTGGAACAGGCTGAACAGAATCATGCCGACGAAGGCCAGCAGGCTCCACTCCGGCACGCTCATGCCGAACAGCGTCCAGCTCACTTCCGCGCAATCGGCGGTGCCGTGGAACACCAGACGGACGATTTCCTGCAGCGGCAACGCATCGAGCATGAACTCCAGGCTCGGCAGACAGGCCTCGAGCTGATCCGGCGGCACGCCCTGCAGCCACACCTGGCGTCCGGCCGTGCCGGCACCCAGCGCCGCGAACAGCATGGCCAGCACCGCATACAGACGACGCCCCAGCCGCGCCGGGCCATGGATGGCGGCGATCAGGCAGACCACGGCGAAGAGGATCACGCAGACGCGCTGCACGATGCACATCGGGCACGGTTCCAGCCCGACATAGTGCTCAAGGAACAACGCACCGCCCATCAGGCCAAGGCAACCGAGAAAAGCGAGGAGAAACAGGGTACGCGGATTGGCCAAAGCCATGAGGACTCCGAAGCAGACGGGAAAGGCGGTTACGGTAGAGGAAAGCCGGTCAGGCTTTCAAGGCAACATGCGGCACCTCGTCCGTGACCAGGCGCCGCACGTCTAGTGGCCTGTGCGGCTAATCCGTGCATTCAAGTTCGAGTGCCAGGGTTTGCCAGACAAGGCGCCGCGACGAGTCGTAGCAGAGCTACGGTGAGGAGCGGCAACGCAGTATGGCGAAGTCTGGCGCCGAAATTGGATATTTGAATTAGCCAAACAGGCCACTACCCACGCGCTCAGACGCGCGTCGGCAGTGGCAGGTTCGGCAGTTGCTGATCGAGCAGGCCGAGGCCTTCCTGGAACAGCTGATTGCTCTTTTCCAGCTCGCCCAGATGGGCCAGCAGACGGGCCAGTTCGGCACAGGTTTCCGCGCTGCGGGAAAACTCCAGGCTGATCTCGAAGTACTCGCGGGCCTTGCCCCACAGGCTGTTCTGCAGACACAGGCGACCGAGGCTGAGCAGCAGCACGGGGTCCTGCGGATGCTGCTTGAGCAGGGCTTCGGCCGCCTGCAGCTGACGCGCCGGATCACGCCCGCGCAGCAGGCCATAGAGCCGCACCAGGCGGCTATCGTAAGCCTGCTTG encodes:
- the rsd gene encoding sigma D regulator → MLESCQNAQERWGGVHQLIDRWLQERHELVRAYDLLSDKPQAPAANAQDLQRFCEILVDYVSAGHFEVYEQLTGEAKAFGDQRGLELAKQIYPRIEAITEVALAFNDRCDNGDCRDTASLSAELKRLGQMLHERFELEDCLIEVLHNSHEQQGVASV
- a CDS encoding DUF3833 domain-containing protein; translated protein: MRALIVLLFALCMAGCTGTDVRQYAAEQPALELSDYLNGELEAWGMFQNRSGEVVKRFHVALTGTWQGDVGTLDERFTYSDGSTERRVWTLRRQADGSWRGTAGDVVGEAIGEVSGNALHWRYQLLLKVDGEQYVVDFDDWMFLMDQRVMLNRARMSKWGIDLGQVTLSFYKPVK
- a CDS encoding FKBP-type peptidyl-prolyl cis-trans isomerase, whose translation is MLRCLLLLLCLSPALLAASTPEDDLAYSLGARLGERLRSEVPDLQLEALLEGMRQAYRAEPLRLPPERIDNLLDEHEERLALRAAAVRHEQARATEQRFLAAEKAKPGVRELAGGVLVHELRPGTGKAGNAARVQVRYRGELADGSLFDQSEGPQWFRLNSLISGWQTALRAMPVGAKWRVVIPAAQAYGQAGAGDLIPPDAPLVFELELLDIAD
- a CDS encoding AlgP family protein, translating into MPTNNKKSVTTPLHLLQQLSHSLLEHLEKACSQALVEAEGLLTKLEKQRGKAQEKLHEARSKLQDAAKAGKAKAQDKAKSLISELEELLDNLKTRQTETRNYILQLKRDAQESLKLAQGVGKVREAANKALSSRTAAKPVAKAAAKPAAKPAVAKKPAAKPAAAKTPLKAVAKPAAKPAAKPAVKPAVAKKPAASAAKPAAAKAPAKPAAKPAAKPVAKPAVAKKPAASAAKPAAAKAPVKPAAKPAAKPAAKPAVAKKPAVSAAKPAAAKAAVKPAAKPAAKPAAKAPAPAAGAAKPAAAKAAVKAVAKPAAKPAAKPAAKPAVKKAPAAKPVAAKPAPAPAAAPASAPAAAAPAASNGSTPPTGA
- a CDS encoding disulfide bond formation protein B, which translates into the protein MALANPRTLFLLAFLGCLGLMGGALFLEHYVGLEPCPMCIVQRVCVILFAVVCLIAAIHGPARLGRRLYAVLAMLFAALGAGTAGRQVWLQGVPPDQLEACLPSLEFMLDALPLQEIVRLVFHGTADCAEVSWTLFGMSVPEWSLLAFVGMILFSLFQLLRRS